The following proteins come from a genomic window of Sorghum bicolor cultivar BTx623 chromosome 3, Sorghum_bicolor_NCBIv3, whole genome shotgun sequence:
- the LOC8057563 gene encoding mitogen-activated protein kinase kinase kinase YODA: MAAAAAAVISGGRWTRVRTLGRGASGAVVSLAADDASGALFAVKSAPAGTAAAEHLRREGSILSALRSPHVVPCLGLRAGADGSCQLLLEFAPWGSLADVAARGLGDERAIAAYAADVARGLAYLHARNVVHGDVKARNVVVGADGRAKLADFGCARAVGGSGSGSGAASARPTIIGGTPAFMAPEVARGEEQGPAADVWALGCTVVEIATGRAPWSGVVDDSLPAAVHRIGYTDAVPEVPSWMSAEARDFLTRCCFARNPRDRCTAAQLLEHPFLAGCGGVKAAAAAAAAEWVSPKSTLDAALFWESDDSDDDSDDEGDVSESPAQRIKALACPGSALPDWDSEEGDWIEVLDEQCEAKATNLVPTEDVASEDECQLLQSEVLETEVVDFIDADAEGDDPECSVAVGLPSAAPSVELQEEQRTVLLTDACHSHHNIEMSKSFLLQNCPLFVPSCVLPLFHSAKMIIRFTLVHREILELPNLCDATIPETLF; encoded by the coding sequence atggcagcagcagcagcagcggtcaTCAGCGGCGGCCGGTGGACGCGCGTCCGCAcgctcggccgcggcgcgtcgggCGCCGTGGTGTcgctcgccgccgacgacgcctCGGGCGCGCTCTTCGCCGTCAAGTCGGCCCCCGCGGGGACGGCGGCGGCCGAGCACCTGCGTCGCGAGGGGAGCATCCTGTCCGCGCTCCGGTCCCCGCACGTCGTCCCCTGCCTCGGCCTCCGCGCCGGGGCCGACGGGAGCTGCCAGCTGCTCCTCGAGTTCGCGCCGTGGGGCTCGCTCGCGGACGTGGCGGCTCGGGGCCTCGGCGACGAGCGCGCCATCGCGGCGTACGCCGCGGACGTGGCGCGGGGCCTGGCGTACCTCCACGCGCGGAACGTCGTGCACGGGGACGTCAAGGCGCGGAACGTCGTGGTCGGCGCCGACGGCCGCGCCAAGCTCGCGGACTTCGGGTGCGCCAGGGCGGTGggcggctccggctccggctccggcgccgcctccgcgcgcccCACCATCATCGGCGGCACGCCGGCGTTCATGGCGCCCGAGGTGGCGCGCGGGGAGGAGCAGGGACCCGCCGCCGACGTCTGGGCGCTGGGGTGCACCGTCGTCGAGATCGCCACGGGCCGCGcgccgtggagcggcgtggtggacGACAGCCTCCCCGCGGCCGTGCACCGGATCGGGTACACCGACGCCGTGCCGGAGGTGCCGTCGTGGATGTCGGCCGAGGCCAGGGACTTCTTGACCCGCTGCTGCTTCGCGAGGAACCCGCGCGACCGGTGCACGGCGGCGCAGCTCTTGGAGCACCCGTTCCTGGCCGGCTGCGGCGGCGTcaaggcagcggcggcggcggcggcggcggaatgGGTGTCTCCCAAGAGCACGCTGGACGCCGCGCTCTTCTGGGAATCCGACGACTCCGACGATGACTCcgatgacgaaggcgacgtGTCAGAGAGCCCCGCCCAGAGAATCAAGGCATTGGCCTGCCCCGGCTCGGCCTTGCCGGACTGGGATTCCGAAGAAGGCGACTGGATTGAAGTGCTCGACGAGCAATGTGAAGCCAAAGCCACCAATTTGGTGCCAACCGAAGATGTGGCCAGCGAAGACGAGTGCCAGCTCCTCCAGAGCGAGGTGTTGGAAACAGAGGTGGTTGATTTcatcgacgccgacgccgagggCGATGATCCTGAGTGTTCTGTAGCTGTAGGATTACCTAGTGCTGCTCCGTCAGTTGAGCTGCAGGAAGAACAGCGTACTGTACTTCTTACTGATGCTTGTCACAGTCATCACAATATTGAAATGTCAAAATCCTTTTTACTGCAAAACTGTCCCCTCTTTGTTCCGTCTTGTGTTCTACCACTATTTCATTCTGCTAAAATGATTATCCGTTTCACATTGGTCCACAGAGAAATTCTAGAACTGCCTAATTTGTGCGATGCGACAATTCCAGAAACATTGTTCTAG
- the LOC8057564 gene encoding mitogen-activated protein kinase kinase kinase 2, which yields MVMTMTKQLRRVRTLGRGASGAVVWLASDEASGELVAVKSACAAGGAAAQLQREGRVLQGLSSPHIVPFLGSRAAAGGEYQLFLEFAPGGSLADEAARSSGGRLDERDIRAYAGDVARALAYLHGRSLVHGDVKARNVVIGGDGRARLTDFGCARPVSSTRPVGGTPAFMAPEVARGQEQGPAADVWALGCMVIEMATGRAPWSDMDDLLAAIHRIGYTDAVPEVPAWLSAEAKDFLAGCFKRHASARSTAAQLVAHPFVASSSAAARDLQDAQPAKQQALFPSPKSTLHDAFWDSDTEDDDGADEMSTGAAERIGALACAASALPDWDSEEGWIDLQDDDRSGTVDAPPAATADVADYFVWAEPSDAAELEHQFVAAGAADVSVHLHRLPSRIAGAVVAGATTISQGSYLPTHLGVHDDGIGKVESHRACNRNRVVITTTMKRNFVKKNFPSRDHLLVGTAPYTSCAYA from the coding sequence ATGGTGATGACGATGACGAAGCAGCTCAGGCGCGTGCGCACGCTGGGCCGCGGCGCGTCGGGCGCCGTGGTGTGGCTGGCATCCGACGAGGCCTCGGGCGAGCTGGTGGCGGTCAAGTCGGCGTGCGCCGCCGGGGGCGCCGCGGCGCAGCTGCAGCGGGAGGGCCGCGTCCTGCAGGGCCTGTCCTCGCCGCACATCGTGCCGTTCCTGGGCTCCCGCGCCGCGGCGGGCGGCGAGTACCAGCTCTTCCTCGAGTTCGCGCCCGGCGGGTCGCTGGCCGACGAGGCCGCCCGGAGCAGCGGGGGCCGCCTGGACGAGCGCGACATCCGCGCCTACGCCGGGGACGTGGCGCGCGCGCTGGCGTACCTCCACGGCCGGTCGCTCGTGCACGGGGACGTCAAGGCCCGGAACGTGGTGATCGGCGGCGACGGCCGCGCCAGGCTGACCGACTTCGGGTGCGCGAGGCCCGTCTCCTCGACGCGGCCCGTCGGGGGCACACCGGCGTTCATGGCCCCCGAGGTGGCGCGCGGGCAGGAGCAAGGACCCGCCGCCGACGTCTGGGCGCTCGGGTGCATGGTCATCGAGATGGCCACGGGCCGCGCGCCCTGGAGCGACATGGACGACCTCCTCGCCGCGATCCACCGGATCGGGTACACGGACGCCGTGCCTGAGGTGCCCGCGTGGCTGTCGGCGGAGGCCAAGGACTTCCTGGCCGGCTGCTTCAAGAGGCACGCCAGCGCCCGGTCCACGGCGGCCCAGCTCGTGGCGCACCCGTTCGTCgcttcctcctccgccgccgcccgcgaCTTGCAGGACGCGCAGCCGGCGAAGCAGCAGGCGTTGTTCCCGTCCCCCAAGAGCACGCTGCACGACGCGTTCTGGGACTCGGACACCGAGGACGACGACGGAGCGGACGAGATGTCGACGGGCGCGGCCGAGAGGATCGGCGCATTGGCGTGCGCCGCCTCCGCGCTGCCTGACTGGGACTCCGAGGAAGGCTGGATCGACCTCCAGGACGACGACCGCTCGGGAACCGTCGACGCACCACCGGCAGCGACGGCGGATGTCGCGGACTACTTCGTCTGGGCGGAGCCGTCAGATGCAGCAGAGCTGGAGCATCAATtcgtcgccgccggcgccgcagaTGTCAGTGTCCATCTACATCGTCTCCCGTCGCGCATTGCAGGAGCGGTGGTAGCTGGTGCCACCACCATTAGCCAGGGAAGTTACTTGCCTACGCATTTAGGCGTCCATGATGACGGGATAGGAAAGGTGGAATCCCACCGCGCTTGTAACAGAAACAGAGTAGtaataacaacaacaatgaaACGAAATTTCGTTAAAAAAAATTTTCCTTCTCGAGATCACCTGCTGGTTGGCACGGCCCCGTACACCTCATGTGCATATGCCTAA